Genomic DNA from Plodia interpunctella isolate USDA-ARS_2022_Savannah chromosome 23, ilPloInte3.2, whole genome shotgun sequence:
TTACAAACTTAATTAATGACCAAACTCTATTGTCCATTGCACGTCAGATATGACTAAAAATGTGTGAAACACTCCTGATTTTTCCACAgaccaatatttttcatcaatatttttaaaaaaatttaacagttcatctaaattattatttattataaagaattaagcgtttgtgagtttgtatgtttgaggcgggtaatctccgacactaccgaaccgattttaaaaattatttcaccattagataggtacattatccaagattgctatatgctatattttatttcaaaattcccacggaagtgaagcctcgggcaacatctagtaaaaaatgatttgactATGAGTTCCATGCGATATCCAGTAATGTTCTATATCtataactataaattgtatCAAGCCTTGCATGAGATTGAATTAGTTTCACATGAATTTGTAGCCATTGGTATTCGAAGACAGACCAAAGCCGTTAAAGATAAGTGGTCCTATTTGATTGATTGGCCCTTGAGGTGTCCCAAATTCATCGCttaactaatttattgtatttaattgaatGAGGAAGACCAACTTAAGAGTTTAATgaggcaaataaaaataaaataaattgatttattttataaaattttgtaagtagAATATTCTCGTATGGAGTGACTAAGGAATATAGCTGTTACAGCTGATAGGTAAGAGAGTTAATAAATAGCTGGTTATAAAACCACAGCCGAATTCTCTAGTTTTCATATTGGGACCCCGGGCTTGGTGCATCGCAATCGCGAATACATTCGAGAATATGCGATGATGAGAGATAAAATCATTTCAATCAAGCATTgcttcactacatagtatactagatgttgcccggagcttcgctcctgtgggaattttgagataaaatatagcctatagcaatcttggataatgtacctttctaatggtgaaagaatggttgaaatcggttcggtagtttcggagattacccgtctcaaacatacaaattcataaagtcacaaactcacaaacgcttacctctttataataatagttataaaacaaagttactttctGCTGTCGGAGTCTGTGTACGCTTAAATCTATAGAACAACGCAACAGATTTCGACACGGGTTTTTTTATAGATGTGATtcaaggtttaggtgtacaatCTTCTAGGTTTCATCCGCGACTTCGTTTGCGTTAATTTtacgggatgaaaggtaccctatgtcctcatacatactttaaactatatctacgcaacatttcaagaagatcggttgagtagatagagcgtgaagaggtaacaaataaacaaacttactttcgtacatttataatattagctagaCCCGAGCGACGCCGGGACGGGTTGCtacttcaatataatttatttaacttaaatatacagaaaaaaatattttaaaaatgcgcACTTTACTCATAAATCCCGAACAACACCTGTCCGAGATTCTCAAAAGGAATCTGCGGGCATGTTGAGAGGAATCCCCCTATCCATCATCCCGAGTTCCTATTAAGGCTCATTGTCCAGATAATTGAGACCCTGCCGTGGAGATATGTTTTGTaaccatagatttaaaaaaaatgccatGACAAAATCTAAAAGATCACGAAAGCCTTACAGTCTCAAtagtaaaataacaatacatgtgaaagtttgtgatgatgtatgtgtgtatgtatggcTGTATGTCTGTTACCTTCACGCATAATCTACTAGATGGATTGTTGTTATAAGGTACAAGAGTagattataacctggaataacagaGAAAGTACTTTTAATCCCATAATTCCAACGGGAACGAaagcccggggcgcagttaaaaataaatggattaATTGAAGACAATCTCGCCTTCAACTAGTGAGcctaaaaaaagaattaaaacaatgtatttatttagtaaacgaacatgaaacaaaataagtgtgttatgaaaattagtataaaaaaaccaACTGACATCTTAAAATAGCTTTATGCCGATCATCTATCGCCAATTTAGTATAGTTATATGTCAGAGTCAGGTTGACGACAAGGTAAAATCGGTGAGGGTGACCTACTGTCATCCTGGTTTCCATCATCCAAGTTATCGGCAATTCCactcattttaaataaaacacaagcACTCCAAGACTGGgacttatttaataattaagttaacTCAAATATAATTGAACAAAGGAAAACAACAATcaacttttcaaaaataaatgtgattcAGGTGTGACCAGAGTCACGATTTAAACGTGTGTTTCGCACCGAGGCACAAGACCGAATGCCCCGACCGTCGTAACATTCGTGCTGATTCACagagtgaatgaatgaataaaacaaaactgaaCGTTATGCGTAAATAACAAATCGaactgaatgaatgaacggAAATAACGTCAAACGTCAGTGTCAACCGATGACACCAGACTCGGGTCTACTTGACTGCCGTCGCCGACACCGTCAAATCCTGACTATCTCcgacatatataaaaatatatacatagtataGCTTAGCTCGCATAGTTGAGCAAGTTTTTCATACATGTGCGTTGTAAGTCCACTGCAAACTGTGCTAGCTAAGCTACATAAAATAACTCAGCTAAGTGTAACTAATTAAGTTATATAGACCGTTCCGACTTCCGGCTGACCACCACTAaagtaattttagtttatttttcgctGGACGTATTAATTGTTACCCAGGATAGCTTAGCTTAGTTTACTGAACTTAGTTCTTTCGGTCTTGGACTGACAACTAAAGATGCTGaagtcatcatcatatcgagtgtcaTTGttaacatgacttttactacTAGTATAGTACTAGGCGTATACTCCCTATCCAATAACTGTTTTCCGATGCGCAGAGCACCGCCTCTCCATCGCTTTTGCACCTCTGATTACTGGCGATCACCCCTCGTGAGCAAAGAGCAAAAAAGTTTGATGTTTTTAAGTCCCAAAAAGGAATTCAAAGGGAAAAGATTTCATGACTTTTACTGCTACTATGACGGTAGCCATTTTGTGGCAGATAGTAGCATACACACTaatagtgaactaaactgtccatcggtgtgcaggtttcctcacgatgtttaccttcactagatgcaagtggtggtctatgaaaactactataatgAGTaatattggtatataaactggGACGAGTAAGATCTGTAAGAGtactgagacctttcgatccacaggtaatgtcttaactattacaccatCACCGCAAGTGTAAAGTCGATAAGAAAGAGTAAGAAAATGGACTCTGATCTTCGTTTAAGGATTGAAAAACTTGGAGAATTCTttgaagagagagagagaaaacatGTCCAGGCATTTCCCTCGAGTGCCACGGCACAAAGGATCCAAACAAGGTGTgtaacacattttatatttgtgaatCGTCATTCCCTTTTCGTAACACGCGTGTCGGGCGGCAGCGCCTCCGGTCCAAATATATATGAGTGCTTTTCTCTCAATAcgtataaattatgaaaaccaCGACCTTTCCAAACGACGAATGTTTTCCAAATAGAAACACAGTTGAGAACTTTATATCAATGACAAAATAATGCATCATTCAGAAATCAGACTTTTGCAatcactttttcacgtcaaattgtaaaattgtttaataattcTCAGTTACAAAGTACTAGTGTTTGGGATCCACGACAACTGGGAAAAATTGCCAAAAGAAACATAACATGCTTgcatcaatatatttttttaatttctactgtactatgtatgtacatgGTATATTACTCGACATTGTATATATTACTAACGctccgccccggcttcgcactgGCGCAAGTATTaagcataatataaaaacctaCCTGTTGAATCACTCTACTTAAAAATTCCGCATCAATCAATCatttgcgtagttttaaagatcgaAGTGTACAAAGGACGACTTCGCTACGCTTGAAACTACTTCGTTTTATACGATATACAAATACGAGATACGATAGATTTAGGTAAATGACGTACCTATGTATGAGACAACCTCACCTGTCACATTAGCCGGATTTGGATCACTAATTAACCACAACTAATTGAGGAGTAATGCGACATTAACCGGATTAAGTCTTAGTTCAgttggtacagtcaaccgcgcacatcaagctacccaaaatcattgcaaactcgtcatTGTTACGTATTTGTTAGCCAGGAAGTACAAAATACCAAAAAGCTTTCATAATGTAGCCTTTTCAAAGATTTAGCGCAGAAAAATCACATCACTAACGCGAAAAATTGGGCTGTCGATCCGTGAACTCGCgagcaaaatatatatggaacAGAAAACCTCAAAAAAACTCGATCGGTTTCTTATAAAAGCACTCTTTGCAATTTTTTCTACCAAATAAATGAAGTTTGTCTAACTGCCGTGCAGAACCCGTCCGAATTCTTAATCGAGGATCTTAgttcatttgtttgttactctttattgcacaacgaaagacacagacagacattaaAAAACAGACATCGACAAAGGCAGATTCGTACCAGTTATTGACTTACAGTCTAGTcttgtcaataaaattattaaaaatagttttttattaagtctTACGAGTAGCAGGGTATCGTCTACGGGCGGTCATAATCATTGATTAAGTGTCCGTGTAATTgttaaatatctattatttaaatataatttgtttatttaatagataatgtgatacAAAAACTGTATAATAACTGTATTTCTGtttcaactttattttacaagGTAAAGATCGTGGAAACATATGTCTCTCATTACTAAGGTAACACGTCATTGTAGCTACCTTAGCAGGAAAATATCgctacaatattatatagttcGGGAGCTAAAATATAGATAACGATTTCGGAATATTAATCACATTTTGAGGAGCGCAACGGCGCAGTCGTTAGCGCGCCCGGCCTGCGATATTGGTGGTTAAGGCActcataaaaattacacatacaattatatttaaaaaatggtaagtccttctggcataataggtaccaacactgtttgaatgcatttattctcagcagtggtcgttccgaaatgctagtagtttgtagctttggtaatcataatttaatttagaatataacgtgaaaaagtgcctgtgaaggtctaatttctgaataaattattttattttgattacacatagggtactttttgttcTGGAAGAGTGGGActacttaaatacaaaatttacaaacatactcacaaactttcacctttataatatttgcgaGATGAGATTATACTTAgcttcatcatcatatcgtcTGCCTTTTTATCTACTTAACTGAAAATTTCCGAAAatcaagtttaattaaataccaaAACTTCTAAATCAAATTAGTATTAAAACTCATCCGACTGAGCCAGACCTAGGCTGAAACAAGTTTTGATAACGTCTAAATGTggttatacataaatatcttTCCTAACCTTTCGTGAACTTGCTATAAAATTGTTTGGAATTAACACCTAAATTCTATTTGTATATTACGTCtataagagtgggttgcaccgtcaattATACGATGGccgacgttaactttaacatgcgcagaaaaacgcaaagtatgcTGTTTTGTCTAATCGTCAGCAGCACGCATGTATCCGAAGAGGGTTAACATAAGGCAGACGGCCGGTCGTACAATAACAGAAAAATTTAGAACTTATTTTCAGGCTGAACCCGGGCTTCATGGTACAGGTCCGAATGCAACCGCGAGCAcgcaaatttgaatttatttatttattgatatgcaaatatatatttataatataatacttccagcaGATAATAcatgaaagaaatatttttattgggcAGTTGTAAAGGAAGTACATATTTCgtcaatatatttacaaaaccataaagaataaatattatggaaaTTCTAGTAAGTTTATGGAACtgtgaatgaaaataatatcaaaacttCTCGTATTTTCGGGTCAGTGGTTAGGGATGGAATTCTGACCTTTCCTAAAGATTCGTAAAAGGACCAAACTATATTTGATACAATTCAAAAGTGTTTCCCCATTTGAATGCAAAAGATAACAAAATTCGGATAAAATAGGAGTACGTGAGGAGCATCGGCCATCAGGTTTTTTATAGAATGGGACACGACCAAGCGATTGCACATTTTGGTTAGATTCAGAACTTCAAATAGAGAATATTaccattttattacttaaaagaaaaaactatttgaaGTGCCTATCGTGGCTTATCTGTGCTGGTTTCCCAGAGAAAATATCATTATCTGAGATGAAAGTACGTATGTTCTTTTTCGTGTTTCTAACTGTCTACCATCACTGACGCCATACCTCTTTTGCCAGATTTACGCAACACGTGGCCCCACCGGGGTAGGAGTATGTCTCCTTCTTGTCGAGTCGTTTTTAGAGGGTAAATGACTAATGTGGCCACGCTGATCACTTTGTCGTCGTGGCCTCTTTGATCAAGTTCTCCATTTTATCTGCTGTATCATGGACATGAAGACTATATGTGTGATCCTTCTTACGTTATTGAGTCGCTGGTGTCCCACTGCTATGAAAAGGCCTCTCATCAACCGATTCTTATCCATCGAAATCTTTCGATTATCTTAGTTGTAACCTTGTTGGGACGGCCTCTTTTTAATCACCAGCCAGCAGAAGCCGGGCTATGTGGCTATTTTAGCCCACCTTTCCTTCTGCCTACTGTAAATGTTTTGCAGCATTCTTCCCTACATCCacatctaaaattaaatcaagaaaactaaattttttatctaattgttTCAGGTGGCGTTTGGTCCCTCCGAAACCTGTCCATCACGGTCCCGCGCGCAGTCTACTCAGGAGAGGGCCAGTCGGCACTGCTCCAGTGTTCCTATGACCTTGAAGGGGCGCCACTGTACAGCATAAGGTGGTATCGAGCTGAGACTGAGTTCTACCGCTACGTGCCGAGGGAGATGCCACCGAGTATGGTCTTCCCGTTGCCTGGAGCGTCGGTTGATGTGAGTATTGCTTTAGAAgtatagattttgaaaaaaatcgttttgaTCTACCATTTACATGCGACATGTTTGGAACattgttttgaatttgtttcGCATAATGTCTATATTTAGTTATagaataagattttattaacatttttgaaataacaaaaaaatttcgTACACCAAAACCAGTTGTCGATAAACGtgactttgattttatttacttcattgTTTTGTCTTTGAAACTCTTgatgctttaattttttttttaaccgagttatttttataatttgtaattgcTTACCTGACTTTATCTatcactagcggcccgtcttGTCTTCGCTCGGGATACggacataataaattacacacctaaacctaccTTAGGTACCTCACTATcacttttttttagtttattgcgttcatacagacagacagatgcgacaAGGggtcttatttttataatatgtaagaatgtGTAAGTTTTGAAGATTCCACATAACAAACGGAAATAACCTTGTGCGTTCGTCTATTCTACTTTCTCAGCAAATTTCCTTCTCCAACTTTTCGCTTTATCCTACCCTTCTTATCATCTCCTCAAAGTTCCCTATATGCCTTAATAAGACCTTTCCTTCCAGCTGGACCAATCAGATCGCAACCAGGTGCGCATCGTGAACATGAACCGGCAGCTCAGCGGGGACTACCAGTGCGAAGTGTCTGCTGACGCGCCGCTGTTCCATACAGACATACGCTCAGCACCTCTCACTGTTGTTGGTGAGTCATGCTCACACgaatttatatacacatataaaaggcagaatttgaatttagatgTCATATCCGCTCACGCTACGGAACTAAACTGGAAAAGATTCGCTGTTGCCGTACCCATCAGGGAAGACATCATCAATTAAGCAGTTCTTTTTAGCTTAGGTATGTGTGCTACTGGACTGCTGGGTAAACGTACCCTCTGCTTACTCAAAAACTTAATCATCGCGCCATCTTTTTCGCGATGTTTCGCGAGTATATGTGTTTTTAGTGTCCTAGTTCCCCAcacattatcataatattgtttttcacaAGTGCAAACTGGCAAATTacttcaggcagatttatctactTAGTAGTAaatttatctgtcagattacatgATATTTGCAGACATTGGAATTCGAATTAATCTTCGCAGATCCGCCATTCCGCGCTCCTCAGATCTCCATATCTGAAGACGTATACTCCCGCGGCGACGTGTTGCGAGCCAACTGCTCCGTCGACGAGTCCTACCCCGTGCCAAACATAACCTGGATCATCGATGATCACAAAGTGAGATTACATTTCTTGacaactagcggcccgtcctggtttcgctcgggtaaaaccataataacttatacacctaaacccaCTATCAATtcgtgaaaaccgtacaaaaatcagtccggtatttttttaatttatcacgtTAAGATGTTATGATCactacttaaaattttaccaGAGGTAGACCAGGGCACAAACAAACATGGGTTGTGTTGCAGTTTAATGGCTGAGAGAGGTAGTGTAATGACAGGGCACAAAGTCAGCAAAGCacgtgtgacacccctggtgttgcaggcgttcgTAGGCTGCggtgatcacttaccatcaggtgaaTGCATAACCATATCTcgatagtataaaaaatcattctcTCTCAGTCTTTGCCTAGCTCTGGGGTCGGCTctcgtcttttttttttactttgatatTGGGTCATAACTAGGACTTGAGCTTctaaaagtacctacattttgaTCAAACTATGAATTTGTGTACATAAACGAATTCAACTTAAATatgaacaaacatataaatgtaaatcacATTTATGTAACAGAAAaaccaaaacaaaatgaatgaaaaaccAAAAATGGCGTAGGTCGCTATCGAGGTTTCCTTGTTTTTATTCGTTATGGAAACTGAAAACAATATGCCATTATGCAAGGATTTTTGTTCATTAGTGAGAGAGGATTTTTGTATTCCCTTTGTTTTGAATCTACAATCGACAGACTAGAGCGATTCATTTGTTAGCAATTTGTTCTTATTTTGTTACGTTTATACTCTGCAACCCCTGTTGATTGAACGAGACGAGACGAAACgagttttcattataatattatctgttttttttctaatacttataattaatcTATTTGACAAATAAGTTTACAAATGGCGCTtataaacatacttataacTTAGTATATAAACATGATACACATGTGTAACCAATGAAGACAGAATGAAGGCTAAAACTAGGTCTAGCAGAATAATAAGCACCTAAGTAACACCTAGGTCACCAACTGACACTGGTTGCACCTAGGTCTTATCTATATTTAGTTGCACTTCGgggtttagctgtaccatacCCTAAACAAGTCATGTTGCCAACAGGTAGCAGAGACTGTGTCCTGGACCTCAGAACTGGACTTCAAAGAGCGCAGCGCTTTCAGTCAGATTGCCATCTCCATTGAAGATGCTGAGCCCTACAGAATGGGCATCACTTACACGAGCTCCAGTTTAAACAGAGTCTACCACAACCCTTACTATGATGAGAAGAAACTAAACCACGACGTCATACAGTAAGTGTTTTTCCGTTTATATTGCTATAAGCACTAAGTTGcacagtcaaatttgacgccGCTGATGTTTAAAGAAGATGGTGTATTTTGAGATTTTAAGAGTTCATTACCATATTCTGGCTTTATGATCTATAAAAAGATAATCATActgctaaagtatgttttgtctcctTCTGTCAAAggcaaattttgtaaagtgcaaCAGTGACaaactttagcttaaagtctgttttatcattttcatgAATTACTAGGTAACATAAAGGCAGATGTCAGAATAACACAACCGGTAGCACGCTCAGATAAGACAGAGAgagaaatataatgttttgtctCCTTTTGGATCCATGACTGAATAAGATAATTAGTGACAATTATGTAGTTTCATATCTAAATgatattacaataacattttatcgtCTGATAGTCTATTGAACAGGATTATCgacagatttaaaattaacgcTCTCATTATCTGGAATATCCTGCAAGCTCGATAATTTGCTTGTGGAGTG
This window encodes:
- the LOC128680149 gene encoding cell adhesion molecule DSCAML1-like isoform X1, giving the protein MFKMKRICHLIFRLLFLLDGGVWSLRNLSITVPRAVYSGEGQSALLQCSYDLEGAPLYSIRWYRAETEFYRYVPREMPPSMVFPLPGASVDLDQSDRNQVRIVNMNRQLSGDYQCEVSADAPLFHTDIRSAPLTVVDPPFRAPQISISEDVYSRGDVLRANCSVDESYPVPNITWIIDDHKVAETVSWTSELDFKERSAFSQIAISIEDAEPYRMGITYTSSSLNRVYHNPYYDEKKLNHDVIQYTLVPPPTGQFSLECASTIYDLYSRKSEPVYIRMADAPYPAPRSRSVTGDESSGVRRSSKALLTLVSAITSVYLTL
- the LOC128680149 gene encoding uncharacterized protein LOC128680149 isoform X2, with the protein product MPPSMVFPLPGASVDLDQSDRNQVRIVNMNRQLSGDYQCEVSADAPLFHTDIRSAPLTVVDPPFRAPQISISEDVYSRGDVLRANCSVDESYPVPNITWIIDDHKVAETVSWTSELDFKERSAFSQIAISIEDAEPYRMGITYTSSSLNRVYHNPYYDEKKLNHDVIQYTLVPPPTGQFSLECASTIYDLYSRKSEPVYIRMADAPYPAPRSRSVTGDESSGVRRSSKALLTLVSAITSVYLTL